A DNA window from Helianthus annuus cultivar XRQ/B chromosome 15, HanXRQr2.0-SUNRISE, whole genome shotgun sequence contains the following coding sequences:
- the LOC110911926 gene encoding protein FRIGIDA-ESSENTIAL 1 isoform X1, protein MTSPSAVPPIAAAAGDQPATASDSEEYEYEEIEVEEEVEVEEFVTDDDNEDKLASKDEKSPQCGDGIMTVETANPINECSKQVPATDKVLHSEEQTAQQQKESKCTDFSMKTCRHDQSVVPAGKPTLISNDEKSSQYDGGIVTAETANPINECSKQVTASDKVDKVPLSEEHTTQVKTEDFEDVQQTESRLDVDVTLIRPRSLSPAMEINKGNKRLAIGCKFFALGWCINGSSCRFLHVKDGTDAGAIQNKTQKSVEGVSDGTQSYMSIDVDKVNPPVKMTGSSNDVDKVNPPAKADSSQHGPLSNPSKDLPKKEEFGGKEYRFALNNHVYIPSYNSSVLPRTTSKLSSSPWKSDSKFSSYDWEASKPFRSAFLISKGISSPDIQFDPIVTSTDPPPKNGDKLSKLSPSVKEKLKTENGSIGSHVNGNNGINVDSNEAAGAKTKQETKNSESKGKDHPGDVVQASKVHFSSHDSLGGPTKEVNNHKLVFDVGGDMHRESKPVRHFRAALVEFVKELVKPTWRDGKLSKDAHKLIVKKAVDKVLTTLPPEHIPSVKESIDMYLTSSQTKLMNLVEAYIAKYGKI, encoded by the exons ATGACGTCACCCTCCGCCGTTCCTCCGATTGCCGCGGCGGCCGGAGATCAACCTGCAACCGCATCGGACTCTGAGGAATACGAGTATGAGGAGATCGAAGTAGAGGAGGAGGTTGAAGTTGAAGAATTCGTCACTGACGACGATAACGAGGACAAAC TAGCATCCAAGGATGAGAAATCTCCTCAATGTGGTGATGGGATCATGACTGTCGAGACTGCAAACCCTATAAACGAATGCAGCAAACAAGTGCCTGCGACTGACAAAGTTCTACATTCCGAGGAACAAACTGCACAACAACAAAAGGAATCCAAGTGCACCGACTTTTCAATGAAAACTTGCAGACACGATCAATCTGTAGTTCCTGCAGGGAAACCTACATTGATATCTAATGATGAGAAATCTTCTCAATATGATGGTGGAATCGTGACTGCGGAGACCGCAAATCCTATAAATGAATGCAGTAAACAAGTGACTGCATCTGACAAAGTGGACAAAGTTCCACTTTCCGAGGAACACACTACACAGGTGAAGACAGAGGATTTCGAGGATGTACAACAAACGGAATCCAG ATTGGATGTTGATGTCACCCTGATAAGACCTAGAAGTTTGTCACCTGCAATGGAAATTAATAAAGGAAACAAACGGCTAGCTATTGGATGTAAGTTCTTTGCATTAGGTTGGTGCATTAACGGATCTTCTTGTAGGTTTCTTCATGTGAAAGACGGTACAGATGCTGGTGCCATACAAAACAAGACTCAGAAAAGTGTTGAAG GTGTAAGCGATGGCACACAATCTTATATGTCCATTGATGTGGATAAAGTTAATCCTCCTGTTAAAATGACTGGTTCATCTAATGATGTGGATAAAGTTAATCCTCCTGCTAAAGCAGATAGTTCTCAACATGGACCTTTAAGTAATCCATCAAAGGATTTGCCAAAAAAAGAAGAATTTGGTGGTAAAGAATACCGTTTTGCGCTTAATAATCATGTTTACATCCCAAGTTATAATAGTTCGGTTCTACCCAGAACTACAAGTAAGTTAAGTTCGTCACCTTGGAAGTCCGATTCAAAATTTTCCAGTTACGATTGGGAGGCATCAAAGCCTTTTAGGTCAGCATTTCTTATTTCTAAAGGAATATCTTCTCCAGATATCCAGTTTGATCCAATTGTTACTAGTACCGACCCACCGCCAAAAAATGGTGATAAGTTATCCAAATTATCACCTTCTGTTAAAGAGAAATTAAAAACAGAAAATGGTTCTATTGGCAGTCATGTAAATGGCAATAATGGTATTAATGTGGACAGTAATGAAGCTGCTGGTGCTAAAACTAAACAGGAAACTAAAAACAGTGAAAGTAAGGGAAAAGACCACCCCGGGGATGTAGTACAAGCAAGTAAAGTACATTTTAGTAGTCACGATTCTCTTGGCGGGCCTACAAAAGAAGTTAATAATCATAAACTAGTATTTGATGTGGGAGGGGACATGCATAGAGAATCTAAACCTGTGAGACATTTCCGTGCTGCTTTGGTTGAGTTTGTGAAAGAGTTAGTGAAGCCAACATGGCGTGATGGTAAATTGAGCAAAGACGCCCACAAACTGATTGTTAAAAAGGCTGTTGATAAGGTCCTTACCACCTTACCACCGGAGCATATTCCGAGTGTCAAAGAATCTATTGACATGTATCTTACCTCATCCCAGACAAAACTGATGAACCTTGTAGAG GCATATATTGCGAAGTATGGAAAAATATGA
- the LOC110911926 gene encoding protein FRIGIDA-ESSENTIAL 1 isoform X2: protein MTSPSAVPPIAAAAGDQPATASDSEEYEYEEIEVEEEVEVEEFVTDDDNEDKPSKDEKSPQCGDGIMTVETANPINECSKQVPATDKVLHSEEQTAQQQKESKCTDFSMKTCRHDQSVVPAGKPTLISNDEKSSQYDGGIVTAETANPINECSKQVTASDKVDKVPLSEEHTTQVKTEDFEDVQQTESRLDVDVTLIRPRSLSPAMEINKGNKRLAIGCKFFALGWCINGSSCRFLHVKDGTDAGAIQNKTQKSVEGVSDGTQSYMSIDVDKVNPPVKMTGSSNDVDKVNPPAKADSSQHGPLSNPSKDLPKKEEFGGKEYRFALNNHVYIPSYNSSVLPRTTSKLSSSPWKSDSKFSSYDWEASKPFRSAFLISKGISSPDIQFDPIVTSTDPPPKNGDKLSKLSPSVKEKLKTENGSIGSHVNGNNGINVDSNEAAGAKTKQETKNSESKGKDHPGDVVQASKVHFSSHDSLGGPTKEVNNHKLVFDVGGDMHRESKPVRHFRAALVEFVKELVKPTWRDGKLSKDAHKLIVKKAVDKVLTTLPPEHIPSVKESIDMYLTSSQTKLMNLVEAYIAKYGKI from the exons ATGACGTCACCCTCCGCCGTTCCTCCGATTGCCGCGGCGGCCGGAGATCAACCTGCAACCGCATCGGACTCTGAGGAATACGAGTATGAGGAGATCGAAGTAGAGGAGGAGGTTGAAGTTGAAGAATTCGTCACTGACGACGATAACGAGGACAAAC CATCCAAGGATGAGAAATCTCCTCAATGTGGTGATGGGATCATGACTGTCGAGACTGCAAACCCTATAAACGAATGCAGCAAACAAGTGCCTGCGACTGACAAAGTTCTACATTCCGAGGAACAAACTGCACAACAACAAAAGGAATCCAAGTGCACCGACTTTTCAATGAAAACTTGCAGACACGATCAATCTGTAGTTCCTGCAGGGAAACCTACATTGATATCTAATGATGAGAAATCTTCTCAATATGATGGTGGAATCGTGACTGCGGAGACCGCAAATCCTATAAATGAATGCAGTAAACAAGTGACTGCATCTGACAAAGTGGACAAAGTTCCACTTTCCGAGGAACACACTACACAGGTGAAGACAGAGGATTTCGAGGATGTACAACAAACGGAATCCAG ATTGGATGTTGATGTCACCCTGATAAGACCTAGAAGTTTGTCACCTGCAATGGAAATTAATAAAGGAAACAAACGGCTAGCTATTGGATGTAAGTTCTTTGCATTAGGTTGGTGCATTAACGGATCTTCTTGTAGGTTTCTTCATGTGAAAGACGGTACAGATGCTGGTGCCATACAAAACAAGACTCAGAAAAGTGTTGAAG GTGTAAGCGATGGCACACAATCTTATATGTCCATTGATGTGGATAAAGTTAATCCTCCTGTTAAAATGACTGGTTCATCTAATGATGTGGATAAAGTTAATCCTCCTGCTAAAGCAGATAGTTCTCAACATGGACCTTTAAGTAATCCATCAAAGGATTTGCCAAAAAAAGAAGAATTTGGTGGTAAAGAATACCGTTTTGCGCTTAATAATCATGTTTACATCCCAAGTTATAATAGTTCGGTTCTACCCAGAACTACAAGTAAGTTAAGTTCGTCACCTTGGAAGTCCGATTCAAAATTTTCCAGTTACGATTGGGAGGCATCAAAGCCTTTTAGGTCAGCATTTCTTATTTCTAAAGGAATATCTTCTCCAGATATCCAGTTTGATCCAATTGTTACTAGTACCGACCCACCGCCAAAAAATGGTGATAAGTTATCCAAATTATCACCTTCTGTTAAAGAGAAATTAAAAACAGAAAATGGTTCTATTGGCAGTCATGTAAATGGCAATAATGGTATTAATGTGGACAGTAATGAAGCTGCTGGTGCTAAAACTAAACAGGAAACTAAAAACAGTGAAAGTAAGGGAAAAGACCACCCCGGGGATGTAGTACAAGCAAGTAAAGTACATTTTAGTAGTCACGATTCTCTTGGCGGGCCTACAAAAGAAGTTAATAATCATAAACTAGTATTTGATGTGGGAGGGGACATGCATAGAGAATCTAAACCTGTGAGACATTTCCGTGCTGCTTTGGTTGAGTTTGTGAAAGAGTTAGTGAAGCCAACATGGCGTGATGGTAAATTGAGCAAAGACGCCCACAAACTGATTGTTAAAAAGGCTGTTGATAAGGTCCTTACCACCTTACCACCGGAGCATATTCCGAGTGTCAAAGAATCTATTGACATGTATCTTACCTCATCCCAGACAAAACTGATGAACCTTGTAGAG GCATATATTGCGAAGTATGGAAAAATATGA